One genomic region from Mycobacterium basiliense encodes:
- a CDS encoding FAD-binding oxidoreductase, giving the protein MVVTDPAVTHGYRQDRAFDPSAGKPLALVRPVCTAEVQTVLRWATAHRVPVVTRGAGSGLSGGATALDGGIVLSTEKMRDITVDPVTRTAVCQPGLFNAEVKKAAAEHGLWYPPDPSSFEICSIGGNIATNAGGLCCVKYGVTTDYVLGMQVVLADGTAVRLGGPRLKDVAGLSLTKLFVGSEGALGIITEVTLRLVPAQNASSIVVASFSTVASAVDAVLGVTAKLRPSMLEFMDSVAINAVEDELRMDLDRGAAAMLVAGSDERGRAGSEDAELMASVFADHGAKEVFSTDDPDEGEAFIAARRFAIPAVESKGPLLLEDVGVPLPALGELVAGIGRIADQRELMISVIAHAGDGNTHPLLVYDPADAAMVERAHLAYGEIMDLAVRLGGTITGEHGVGRLKRPWLAGYLGPEVMDLNRRIKQALDPRGILNPGSGI; this is encoded by the coding sequence ATGGTGGTCACCGACCCGGCCGTCACCCACGGCTACCGGCAAGATCGCGCGTTCGACCCATCTGCCGGCAAACCGTTGGCCCTGGTTCGGCCTGTGTGCACCGCAGAGGTACAGACCGTGCTGCGGTGGGCTACGGCTCATCGGGTGCCGGTGGTCACCCGGGGAGCCGGTTCCGGCCTGTCGGGCGGGGCCACCGCACTGGACGGCGGGATCGTGCTGTCCACCGAGAAAATGCGCGATATCACCGTCGACCCGGTCACTCGCACCGCGGTGTGTCAGCCTGGCCTGTTCAACGCCGAGGTGAAGAAGGCGGCCGCCGAACACGGCCTGTGGTACCCCCCCGACCCGTCGTCGTTCGAGATCTGCAGCATCGGCGGCAACATCGCCACCAACGCCGGCGGGTTGTGTTGCGTGAAATACGGCGTCACCACCGATTACGTGCTGGGCATGCAAGTGGTGCTGGCCGATGGCACCGCGGTGCGCCTCGGCGGCCCACGGCTCAAAGACGTCGCGGGGCTGAGCCTGACCAAGCTCTTCGTCGGTAGCGAAGGTGCGCTGGGCATCATCACCGAAGTAACGCTTCGGCTAGTGCCCGCACAAAATGCGTCGAGCATCGTGGTGGCCAGCTTCTCGACGGTGGCATCGGCGGTCGACGCGGTGCTCGGTGTCACCGCAAAACTTCGCCCTTCGATGCTGGAATTCATGGATTCGGTGGCCATTAACGCCGTCGAGGACGAGCTGCGAATGGACTTGGACCGCGGGGCCGCGGCCATGTTGGTGGCCGGCTCCGACGAGCGCGGACGAGCGGGCAGCGAGGACGCCGAGCTGATGGCTTCGGTGTTCGCCGACCACGGCGCAAAGGAGGTGTTTTCCACCGACGACCCGGACGAAGGTGAGGCGTTTATCGCCGCCCGGCGGTTCGCGATCCCGGCGGTCGAGAGCAAAGGGCCGTTGTTGCTGGAAGACGTCGGGGTGCCACTGCCCGCATTGGGCGAACTGGTCGCCGGCATCGGCCGCATTGCCGACCAGCGAGAGCTGATGATCTCGGTGATCGCGCACGCGGGCGACGGCAATACCCACCCGTTGCTGGTCTACGACCCCGCCGATGCCGCCATGGTGGAGCGCGCCCATTTGGCGTACGGCGAGATCATGGATCTGGCCGTACGCCTGGGCGGCACGATCACCGGCGAGCACGGCGTCGGCCGGCTGAAGCGGCCATGGCTGGCCGGCTATCTCGGGCCCGAGGTGATGGACCTTAACCGGCGCATCAAGCAGGCACTGGACCCTCGGGGCATCCTCAACCCCGGCTCGGGGATCTGA
- a CDS encoding cytochrome P450 → MSAVMSHTPPATFQLATAATWPNPWPMYRALRDHDPVHHVTPPEHPGHDYYVLSRHADVWAAARDHQTFSSAQGLTVNYGDLEMIGLRDNPPMVMQDPPGHTEFRKLVSRGFTPRQVEAVEPKVREFVIERIEKLRANGGGDIATELFKPLPSMVVAHYLGVPEQDRVQFDGWTQAIVAANTAEGGIAGALATVGDAVGSLMAYFSGLIERRRTEPEDDTISHLVAAGVGADGDIAGTLSILAFTFTMVTGGNDTVTGMLGGSMPLLHQRPDQRRLLIDDPGRIPDAVEELLRLTSPVQGLARTVTQDVRIGDTTIPAGRRVLLLYGSANRDERQYGSDASELVVTRCPRNILTFSHGAHHCLGAAAARMQSRVALSELLARCPDFEVDESAIVWSGGSYVRRPLSVPLRVGS, encoded by the coding sequence ATGTCTGCGGTTATGTCTCATACTCCACCCGCAACGTTTCAGCTGGCTACCGCCGCGACCTGGCCCAATCCCTGGCCGATGTACCGGGCCCTACGCGATCACGACCCGGTCCACCATGTCACTCCGCCCGAGCACCCCGGCCATGACTACTACGTGCTGTCGCGCCATGCGGACGTCTGGGCCGCGGCGCGCGACCACCAGACGTTCTCGTCGGCGCAGGGGCTGACCGTCAACTACGGCGATTTGGAAATGATTGGGCTGCGGGATAACCCGCCGATGGTGATGCAAGATCCGCCGGGACACACCGAGTTCCGCAAGCTCGTCTCGCGCGGATTCACGCCGCGGCAGGTCGAAGCGGTGGAACCAAAGGTGCGCGAGTTCGTCATCGAGCGCATCGAAAAGCTGCGCGCCAACGGCGGCGGCGACATCGCCACCGAGCTATTCAAGCCGCTGCCGTCCATGGTTGTCGCGCACTACCTCGGAGTTCCCGAGCAGGATCGGGTCCAATTCGACGGCTGGACGCAGGCCATCGTGGCAGCCAACACCGCCGAGGGCGGGATCGCCGGTGCACTGGCCACCGTCGGCGACGCGGTCGGCTCGCTGATGGCCTACTTCTCCGGGCTGATCGAACGGCGCCGTACAGAACCTGAGGACGACACGATTTCACATCTGGTCGCCGCTGGGGTGGGCGCCGACGGCGACATTGCCGGCACGCTTTCGATCCTTGCCTTCACGTTCACCATGGTCACCGGCGGCAACGACACAGTTACCGGCATGCTCGGCGGATCCATGCCACTGCTGCACCAGCGGCCAGACCAACGCCGGCTGCTCATAGACGACCCCGGACGCATTCCCGACGCGGTCGAGGAGCTGCTACGGCTGACCTCGCCGGTGCAGGGGCTGGCGCGTACCGTCACCCAGGATGTCCGGATCGGCGACACCACCATCCCCGCTGGCCGCCGGGTGCTCCTGCTGTACGGCTCGGCCAACCGAGACGAACGCCAATATGGCTCCGATGCAAGCGAACTCGTCGTGACACGGTGCCCGCGCAACATCCTGACCTTCAGCCACGGCGCGCATCACTGCCTGGGCGCGGCCGCGGCTCGGATGCAATCCCGCGTCGCGCTGAGCGAGCTACTGGCCCGCTGCCCCGACTTCGAAGTCGACGAATCGGCGATCGTCTGGTCCGGTGGCAGCTATGTCCGGCGCCCATTGTCGGTGCCGTTGCGCGTGGGCTCCTGA
- a CDS encoding TetR/AcrR family transcriptional regulator, whose translation MAGNDWLATRRSEVAADRILDAAEALYTENDPASIGMNEIAKAAGCSRATLYRYFESREALRTAYVHRETRRLGRQIMQSIAAIDDPRERLIASITATLRMVRQRPALAAWFASTRPPIGGELAGQSEVIPGLAAAFLQSLGPEDPATAQRRARWTVRAIISLLMFPGHDQLDERAMIEEFVVPVVAPVASRR comes from the coding sequence ATGGCGGGTAACGACTGGCTGGCCACGCGGCGCAGCGAGGTGGCCGCCGACCGCATCCTCGATGCCGCCGAAGCGCTCTACACCGAGAACGATCCGGCCTCGATCGGCATGAACGAAATCGCCAAAGCCGCGGGCTGTTCCCGAGCGACGCTATACCGCTACTTCGAAAGCCGAGAGGCGCTCAGGACGGCATACGTGCACCGGGAAACCCGCCGGCTGGGCCGCCAGATCATGCAATCGATCGCTGCCATCGATGACCCACGCGAACGGCTCATCGCGAGTATCACCGCCACATTGCGCATGGTTCGCCAGCGCCCGGCGTTGGCAGCGTGGTTCGCCTCGACCCGCCCGCCCATCGGCGGAGAGTTGGCCGGGCAGTCCGAGGTGATCCCCGGGCTGGCCGCGGCATTTCTGCAGTCCCTGGGACCCGAAGACCCGGCAACGGCACAGCGCAGGGCCCGATGGACGGTGCGCGCGATCATCTCGCTACTGATGTTTCCCGGCCACGACCAACTCGACGAGCGGGCGATGATTGAGGAGTTCGTCGTTCCCGTCGTGGCACCGGTTGCCAGTCGCCGATAG
- a CDS encoding PPE family protein, protein MTYPMLPPETNSALLHEGPGSGPMLGAAAAWAGLANELRSAADSFASVTASLASCAWQGPAAAKMAEAAAPYASWLAAAALHSEGAANQASAVVAAFEGAYAATVAPAVIAVNRAVTTALANTNIFGFNIPAIAAMEAQYEEMWAQDVAAMFGYHIGVSEAWSQLRPLQQLLGHLPGMPKPPGGTPNPTPEPTPTPTPEPTPTPTPEPTPTPTPTPEPTPTPTPTPEPTPTPTPEPAPTPAPEPMPTPTPAPTPEPAPSPTPTEPAPTPAEPRATAIS, encoded by the coding sequence ATGACCTACCCGATGCTGCCTCCGGAAACGAATTCGGCGCTGTTACACGAGGGCCCCGGATCGGGCCCAATGCTCGGCGCGGCGGCGGCCTGGGCGGGTCTGGCAAACGAGTTACGTTCAGCAGCAGACTCTTTCGCTTCGGTGACGGCGAGCCTGGCCAGCTGTGCCTGGCAGGGACCGGCAGCCGCGAAGATGGCCGAGGCGGCCGCCCCCTATGCGTCGTGGCTCGCAGCGGCCGCTTTGCATTCCGAGGGGGCGGCCAATCAAGCCTCAGCGGTGGTGGCAGCCTTCGAGGGGGCCTACGCCGCCACGGTGGCCCCGGCCGTGATCGCGGTCAACCGAGCCGTAACGACGGCGCTGGCAAATACCAACATCTTTGGGTTCAACATCCCGGCGATCGCGGCCATGGAAGCCCAATACGAGGAAATGTGGGCCCAAGATGTCGCCGCCATGTTCGGCTACCACATCGGCGTCTCCGAAGCCTGGTCACAATTGCGCCCGCTGCAGCAATTGCTAGGGCATCTGCCCGGCATGCCCAAACCCCCGGGCGGCACGCCTAACCCGACACCCGAACCCACGCCAACCCCGACACCCGAACCCACGCCAACCCCGACACCCGAACCCACGCCAACGCCAACCCCGACACCCGAACCCACGCCAACGCCAACCCCGACACCCGAACCCACGCCAACCCCGACACCCGAACCCGCTCCTACCCCGGCCCCCGAGCCCATGCCAACCCCGACGCCGGCCCCGACACCCGAACCCGCGCCGTCACCGACGCCCACCGAACCGGCACCAACCCCCGCGGAGCCACGCGCGACAGCGATTTCCTAA
- a CDS encoding siderophore-interacting protein, whose product MTEYKPSRGWQGAVLKLMRAGDYRLTVTGRREITTHYLRLSFEDGGMLGEHAVHPTMWIRMWFADGDKSHQRGYTLVAPDPDAGTFDVEFALHDGVASDWARSAQPGDTIEATVLGSKFAIPNPAPTGYVIVGDTASLPAINSLLEAIGDTPARVFLEAGRDDDKSLPVVRAADVTWVDRSGDRDALLEAVRGAAFDAGDHFGWVACSARTTRSIAKVLREDFGIPKKSIKAQAYWAN is encoded by the coding sequence ATGACCGAGTACAAGCCATCCCGGGGCTGGCAGGGTGCGGTGCTGAAACTCATGAGGGCCGGGGACTATCGGCTGACCGTGACCGGCCGACGCGAGATCACCACGCATTACCTGCGGTTGAGCTTCGAGGACGGCGGAATGCTGGGCGAACACGCCGTGCATCCGACGATGTGGATTCGCATGTGGTTCGCCGATGGCGACAAGTCGCACCAACGTGGGTACACGTTGGTCGCCCCCGATCCCGACGCTGGCACATTCGACGTCGAATTCGCGTTGCACGACGGTGTCGCGTCGGACTGGGCGCGTAGTGCGCAACCCGGCGACACCATTGAAGCGACGGTGCTGGGCAGCAAGTTCGCCATCCCGAATCCGGCGCCCACCGGCTACGTCATCGTTGGTGACACCGCATCATTGCCGGCGATCAACTCCTTGCTCGAGGCTATCGGAGACACTCCCGCTCGAGTGTTTCTGGAGGCGGGCCGCGACGACGACAAGTCGCTGCCGGTGGTGCGTGCTGCCGACGTCACCTGGGTGGACCGCAGCGGTGACCGTGATGCCCTGCTCGAGGCGGTGCGTGGGGCGGCGTTTGATGCGGGTGACCATTTCGGTTGGGTTGCCTGCAGCGCTCGCACCACGCGGTCGATTGCCAAGGTGCTGCGAGAAGACTTCGGCATACCGAAAAAATCCATTAAGGCGCAAGCCTATTGGGCCAATTGA
- a CDS encoding acyltransferase family protein — MTAPEATDAQGGLEQILHVDRVASLTGIRAVAALLVVATHAAYTTGKYTHGYWGLVSSRMEIGVPIFFVLSGFLLFRPWVQSAIIGGPAPSLSRYAWHRVRRIMPAYVVVVLIAYAIYHYRTAGPNPGHSWAGLVRNLTLTQIYTDGYLGSYLHQGLTQMWSLAVEGAFYVTLPFLAYLLLVLISQRRWQPRLILSALIGMSVITPAWLVLIHTVAWFPDGARLWLPSYLAWFLGGMMLTVLQAMGVRCYAFAALPLAVICYFIVSTPIAGAPTTSPSALAEAVVKACFYAVIATLAVAPLALGDQGWYSRVLASRPMVWLGEISYEIFLVHLVTMEFAMVYVVRYRVYTGSMLNLFIATMLLTIPLAWLLHRFTRVSA; from the coding sequence ATGACGGCACCCGAAGCCACCGACGCGCAAGGCGGCCTCGAGCAGATCTTGCATGTGGACCGAGTCGCGTCGCTGACCGGAATCCGCGCGGTCGCCGCGCTCCTGGTGGTCGCCACGCACGCGGCATACACCACCGGCAAATACACCCACGGCTACTGGGGACTGGTGTCTTCCCGGATGGAGATCGGCGTTCCGATTTTCTTCGTGCTCTCCGGTTTCCTGCTGTTTCGCCCCTGGGTGCAATCTGCGATCATCGGTGGCCCAGCACCGTCACTGAGCCGCTACGCGTGGCATCGCGTCCGGCGCATCATGCCTGCCTATGTCGTCGTCGTGTTGATCGCATATGCGATTTACCACTACCGCACGGCGGGGCCGAACCCGGGGCACAGCTGGGCGGGGCTGGTGCGCAACCTCACGTTGACGCAGATCTACACCGACGGCTATCTGGGTTCGTATCTCCACCAGGGGCTGACCCAGATGTGGAGCCTGGCGGTTGAGGGCGCGTTCTACGTCACGCTCCCATTTTTGGCGTACTTGCTGCTGGTGCTGATCAGTCAACGACGCTGGCAGCCGAGGCTGATATTGAGTGCCCTGATCGGCATGTCGGTGATTACCCCGGCGTGGCTGGTGCTGATACACACCGTCGCCTGGTTTCCCGACGGCGCTCGCCTGTGGCTGCCCAGCTACCTGGCCTGGTTCCTGGGCGGCATGATGCTGACCGTACTGCAAGCCATGGGCGTGCGCTGCTATGCGTTTGCCGCCCTACCACTGGCTGTGATCTGCTATTTCATCGTCTCCACACCCATTGCGGGTGCGCCCACAACGTCGCCCTCGGCGCTGGCGGAGGCGGTGGTCAAGGCGTGCTTCTACGCCGTGATCGCGACACTGGCGGTGGCACCGCTGGCCCTGGGCGACCAGGGGTGGTATTCCCGAGTGCTGGCCAGTCGACCGATGGTATGGCTCGGGGAAATCTCCTATGAGATCTTCTTGGTTCACCTGGTAACCATGGAATTCGCCATGGTCTATGTGGTCCGGTACCGGGTCTACACCGGGTCGATGCTGAATCTGTTCATTGCGACGATGCTGCTGACCATCCCGTTGGCCTGGCTGCTGCACCGTTTCACCCGGGTCAGTGCCTGA
- a CDS encoding DEAD/DEAH box helicase, translated as MAYPDSPPAAPPRTFADLQIHPKVLRALTDVGYESPTAIQEATIPALMAGADVVGLAQTGTGKTAAFAIPILSRIDIANKATQALVLAPTRELALQVAEAFSRYGAHLPRLNVLPIYGGSSYAVQLSGLKRGAQVVVGTPGRVIDHLERGTLDLSRVDYLVLDEADEMLTMGFAEDVERILSDTPEYKQVALFSATMPPAIRKITTKYLHDPLEVASEAKTATAENISQRYIQVAGPRKMDALTRVLEVEPFEAMIVFVRTKQATEEVAERLRARGLSAAAINGDIPQAQRERTIAALRDGSIDILVATDVAARGLDVERISHVLNYDIPHDTESYVHRIGRTGRAGRSGNALLFVSPRERHLLKAIEKATRQSLTEAELPTVEDVNAQRVAKFADSITDALGAPGIELFRRLVEDYERERNVPMADIAAALALQSRDGEAFLLAPDAPPERRKERRERASSEHREKRGSGPAFTTYRISVGKRHKIGPGSIVGAIANEGGLHRSDFGHITIGGDFSLVELPAKLPRATLKKLERTRISGVLIDLRPDRPSDKARRNDGGKPRRKRDG; from the coding sequence ATGGCCTACCCGGACAGCCCGCCTGCGGCGCCCCCACGCACCTTCGCCGACCTGCAGATTCATCCGAAAGTCTTGCGGGCGCTCACCGACGTCGGCTACGAGTCACCGACGGCCATTCAGGAGGCGACGATTCCGGCGCTGATGGCCGGCGCTGACGTGGTCGGCCTGGCGCAAACCGGCACCGGCAAAACAGCGGCGTTCGCGATCCCGATCCTGTCCAGAATCGACATCGCGAACAAGGCGACCCAGGCCCTCGTGCTGGCGCCCACCCGCGAGCTGGCCCTGCAGGTGGCGGAGGCCTTCAGCCGGTACGGGGCCCATTTGCCTCGGCTCAACGTGCTGCCCATCTATGGCGGGTCGTCGTATGCCGTGCAACTGTCCGGGCTGAAGCGCGGTGCGCAAGTGGTGGTCGGCACTCCCGGTCGGGTCATCGATCACCTGGAGCGAGGCACGTTGGACTTGTCACGGGTGGACTACTTGGTGCTCGACGAGGCCGACGAGATGCTCACCATGGGTTTCGCCGAAGATGTCGAGCGCATCCTGTCCGACACCCCGGAATACAAGCAGGTTGCCCTGTTTTCGGCTACCATGCCGCCGGCGATCCGGAAGATCACCACCAAGTATCTGCACGATCCGCTGGAAGTCGCATCGGAAGCCAAAACCGCGACCGCCGAAAACATTTCGCAGCGCTACATTCAAGTGGCGGGTCCGCGCAAGATGGACGCGCTTACCCGAGTCCTCGAGGTCGAGCCGTTCGAGGCCATGATCGTGTTCGTGCGCACCAAGCAGGCGACCGAGGAGGTCGCCGAAAGGCTACGTGCTCGCGGGCTTTCGGCGGCGGCCATCAACGGCGACATTCCCCAAGCCCAGCGGGAACGAACCATCGCTGCGCTTCGAGACGGCAGCATCGACATTCTGGTTGCCACCGACGTGGCGGCCCGCGGGCTAGATGTCGAGCGCATCTCGCATGTGCTCAACTACGACATTCCGCACGACACGGAGTCCTACGTCCACCGGATTGGACGTACCGGGCGGGCCGGGCGCTCCGGAAACGCGCTCCTGTTCGTCTCCCCGCGCGAGCGCCACCTGCTCAAGGCGATCGAAAAGGCCACCCGGCAATCGCTCACCGAGGCCGAGCTGCCTACCGTCGAGGATGTCAATGCCCAGCGGGTGGCGAAGTTCGCCGACTCCATCACCGACGCGCTCGGGGCCCCGGGGATCGAGTTGTTCCGCAGGCTGGTGGAGGACTATGAACGGGAGCGCAATGTCCCGATGGCTGATATAGCCGCCGCGCTGGCGTTGCAGTCCCGAGACGGAGAGGCATTCCTGCTGGCCCCCGACGCTCCTCCCGAGCGGCGCAAGGAGCGCAGGGAGCGCGCCAGCAGCGAGCATAGGGAAAAACGGGGAAGCGGTCCGGCTTTCACCACGTACCGCATCTCGGTTGGCAAGCGGCACAAGATCGGTCCGGGTTCAATCGTGGGTGCGATCGCCAACGAGGGAGGCCTGCATCGAAGCGATTTCGGCCACATCACCATTGGGGGGGACTTCTCGCTGGTGGAGCTGCCGGCCAAGTTGCCTCGCGCCACACTCAAGAAGCTGGAGCGCACTCGGATCTCGGGCGTGTTGATCGACCTTAGGCCGGACCGGCCGTCCGATAAGGCGCGTCGCAACGACGGCGGCAAACCACGCCGGAAACGCGACGGATGA
- a CDS encoding LppP/LprE family lipoprotein encodes MRGVWSLPCPTAPLAGVAVAVLAATLTGCGSGDSTVAKTPQAPTTTSAAAHSEPADATNPPPATAAPPSSSAAPADPCAVNLTSPTIAKVVSELPRDPRSEQPWSPEPLAGNYNECAQLSAVVIKANTNAGNPTTRAVLFHLGKFIPQGVPDTYGFSGIDTSQCTGDTVALTYAGGISGLSSVVKFRWNGTGVELISNAAGGR; translated from the coding sequence GTGCGCGGTGTGTGGTCGCTTCCGTGCCCTACCGCGCCCCTGGCCGGCGTCGCGGTTGCAGTGCTCGCCGCGACGTTGACCGGCTGCGGCTCGGGAGACTCCACCGTCGCGAAAACGCCGCAGGCCCCGACCACGACTTCCGCCGCCGCGCACTCCGAGCCTGCGGATGCAACCAACCCACCGCCCGCCACGGCTGCCCCACCCAGCAGCAGTGCCGCACCAGCCGACCCATGCGCGGTCAATCTCACCTCGCCCACGATCGCCAAAGTCGTCTCCGAACTACCCCGTGATCCACGAAGTGAACAGCCGTGGAGCCCCGAGCCGCTGGCCGGCAACTACAACGAATGCGCCCAGCTGTCGGCGGTGGTGATCAAGGCCAATACGAACGCTGGCAACCCAACCACCCGGGCGGTGCTGTTCCATCTCGGCAAGTTCATTCCGCAAGGGGTGCCCGATACCTATGGGTTCAGCGGGATCGACACCTCGCAATGCACGGGCGACACGGTGGCGCTGACCTACGCGGGCGGTATCAGTGGGTTGAGCAGCGTGGTGAAGTTTCGCTGGAACGGCACCGGTGTCGAGCTGATCAGCAATGCCGCGGGCGGCCGATAA